From Fusobacterium russii ATCC 25533, a single genomic window includes:
- a CDS encoding methyltransferase domain-containing protein yields the protein MNFSRHFDEYDNYSSVQKKVAENLVEYMKKKEVLRDEIHSIFEIGCGTGIFTRKYIKCFPSLKNLTLNDRFDVRAYISDIGYSTFIEGDILDIDLPQSDLLLSSSVFQWIYDSDRLFKNIKNSTKKLCFSTYILGNLIEIKNHFGLSLEYKSLEELEKIIKKYFKKISFYKETIKLDFENPIELLRHLKYTGVTGLQKPSVNNVRSFKSKILTYEVAYFICEN from the coding sequence ATGAATTTTAGTAGACATTTTGATGAATATGATAATTATTCGTCAGTACAAAAAAAGGTTGCAGAGAACTTAGTCGAGTATATGAAAAAAAAAGAAGTTTTAAGAGATGAAATCCACAGTATTTTTGAGATTGGCTGTGGAACAGGCATTTTTACAAGAAAGTATATAAAGTGTTTTCCATCTTTAAAAAATCTAACTTTAAATGATAGATTTGATGTAAGGGCATATATAAGTGATATAGGCTATAGCACTTTTATCGAAGGAGATATATTAGATATAGATTTACCTCAAAGCGATTTACTGCTTTCCAGTTCGGTATTTCAATGGATATATGACAGTGATAGACTTTTTAAAAATATTAAAAATTCCACTAAAAAATTGTGCTTCTCAACATATATTTTAGGAAATTTAATAGAAATAAAAAATCACTTCGGACTTTCTTTAGAATATAAATCACTAGAGGAATTAGAAAAAATTATTAAAAAATATTTTAAAAAAATATCTTTTTATAAAGAAACTATAAAACTGGATTTTGAAAATCCAATAGAATTATTAAGACATTTAAAATATACAGGAGTAACAGGTCTTCAAAAACCTTCTGTGAACAATGTGAGAAGTTTTAAAAGTAAGATTTTAACTTATGAAGTAGCGTATTTTATATGTGAGAACTAA
- a CDS encoding pimeloyl-ACP methyl esterase BioG family protein yields MKKIYFFNGWGMDKNILSNIKNSSDYKIEIINFPYIIDKNEVLRNEENIFMAWSFGVYYLNKFLNENKDIKYRTAIAVNGLPETIGKYGINEKMFDLTLNTLSPERLLKFYQNMDIDNSFINSGKNFEEVRYELAYFKKNYKILENKIDYSFIGEYDRIIPRAKQEKFYKEKGIEYKIINCGHYPFSYIKDFSSILENKKDEAL; encoded by the coding sequence ATGAAGAAAATATATTTTTTTAATGGCTGGGGAATGGACAAGAATATCTTATCAAATATTAAAAACTCCAGTGATTATAAAATAGAAATAATAAATTTTCCCTATATTATTGATAAAAATGAAGTTCTAAGGAATGAAGAAAATATTTTCATGGCTTGGTCATTTGGAGTGTATTATTTAAATAAATTTTTAAATGAAAATAAAGATATAAAATATAGAACTGCAATAGCAGTAAATGGGCTTCCGGAAACTATAGGAAAATATGGAATAAATGAAAAAATGTTTGATTTGACCTTAAATACTTTAAGTCCGGAAAGACTTTTAAAATTTTATCAAAATATGGATATAGACAATAGTTTTATAAATAGTGGCAAAAATTTTGAAGAAGTAAGATATGAATTGGCTTATTTTAAAAAAAATTATAAGATATTAGAAAATAAAATAGATTATTCTTTTATCGGAGAGTATGATAGGATTATTCCGAGAGCAAAGCAAGAAAAATTCTATAAAGAGAAAGGGATAGAATATAAAATTATAAATTGTGGGCATTATCCATTTTCTTATATAAAAGATTTCAGCTCAATTTTAGAAAATAAAAAAGATGAGGCATTATAG
- a CDS encoding aminotransferase class I/II-fold pyridoxal phosphate-dependent enzyme → MLKEEIEKELINLEKDYRLRTLKVNEKEFLNFSSNDYLGIMRDKEIFDDFFSNTNFDDFKMTSASSRLIDGSYPIVMNLENEVEKIYGKACLVYNSGFDANSSLIETFYNKESLIITDRLNHASIYDGCINSEAKILRYNHLDIKALEKILKKYSTEYKDILVVTETIYSMDGDTADIGAIVDLKKQYKFDLMVDEAHSYGVFGYGIAYNENLVKDIDFLVIPLGKGGASVGAYVICDKVYKEYLINKSRKFIYSTALPPINNLWNLYILNNMKKFQEKSSNLKKLIEFSLKKLAELNIETVSNTHIISIIIGENEKTNLLVTALKEEGYLTYAIKEPTVPKNTARLRLSLSADMQVEKLDEFFKVLSLEIEKIKGV, encoded by the coding sequence ATGCTAAAAGAAGAAATAGAAAAAGAATTAATAAATTTAGAAAAAGATTATAGATTAAGAACTCTTAAAGTCAATGAAAAAGAATTTTTAAATTTTTCTTCAAATGATTATTTAGGAATAATGAGGGATAAAGAAATTTTTGATGATTTTTTTTCTAATACTAATTTTGATGATTTTAAGATGACTTCTGCGTCTTCACGACTTATAGACGGCTCTTATCCTATTGTAATGAATTTAGAAAATGAAGTGGAAAAAATTTATGGAAAAGCATGTCTGGTATATAATTCAGGCTTTGATGCAAACTCTTCATTAATAGAAACCTTTTATAATAAAGAAAGCCTTATTATAACTGACAGGCTAAATCATGCAAGTATTTATGATGGTTGCATAAATTCAGAAGCCAAAATTTTAAGATATAATCATTTGGACATAAAAGCACTTGAAAAAATTTTAAAAAAATACTCGACCGAATATAAGGATATTTTAGTAGTTACAGAAACTATATATAGTATGGATGGGGACACAGCTGATATAGGAGCTATAGTAGATCTAAAAAAGCAGTATAAATTTGATCTTATGGTTGATGAAGCACATTCATACGGAGTTTTTGGCTATGGAATAGCATATAATGAAAATTTGGTAAAAGATATAGATTTTTTGGTTATTCCTTTAGGTAAGGGTGGAGCTTCAGTCGGAGCTTATGTTATCTGTGATAAAGTTTATAAGGAATATTTGATAAATAAAAGCAGAAAGTTTATTTATTCAACAGCTCTTCCTCCTATAAATAACTTATGGAATTTATATATTTTGAATAATATGAAAAAATTTCAAGAAAAAAGCAGTAATTTGAAAAAGCTTATAGAATTTTCTTTAAAAAAATTGGCGGAACTAAATATAGAAACTGTATCAAATACTCATATTATAAGTATTATAATAGGAGAAAATGAAAAGACCAATCTATTGGTTACTGCACTTAAAGAAGAAGGTTATCTAACATATGCTATAAAAGAACCTACAGTTCCTAAAAATACAGCAAGACTACGTTTGAGCTTATCAGCGGATATGCAAGTAGAAAAATTAGATGAATTTTTTAAAGTATTGAGCTTAGAAATTGAGAAAATCAAAGGGGTTTAA
- a CDS encoding DUF4125 family protein has translation MIKTELIEKILEKEWAYFSNLNNIGGRASCQDNKEEFIIMRKAQWLTFDEETLKSYWEDLNSSRNPLFEKYARMMKYTNPSEYEERSYILENITPEKESLVNKIMYIYMEWEKEFFLKFPIYASMGRVLYSFQDNNEETSIETYLRGELYSYSEKTLCLYLNYVDKMYKEGKNLAIENMDNIAKFQGFNNCDEVESYYKMTDN, from the coding sequence ATGATAAAGACTGAATTGATAGAAAAGATTTTAGAGAAAGAATGGGCTTATTTTTCAAATTTAAATAATATAGGTGGAAGAGCCAGTTGCCAAGATAATAAAGAGGAATTTATTATAATGAGAAAAGCTCAGTGGCTGACATTTGATGAGGAAACTTTAAAATCTTATTGGGAAGATTTAAATTCTTCAAGAAATCCTCTTTTTGAGAAATATGCAAGAATGATGAAATATACAAATCCATCTGAGTACGAAGAGAGAAGTTATATATTGGAAAATATAACTCCTGAAAAAGAGAGTTTGGTAAATAAAATTATGTACATATATATGGAATGGGAAAAAGAATTTTTTTTAAAATTTCCGATATATGCCTCTATGGGTAGAGTGCTATATAGTTTTCAGGATAATAATGAGGAAACATCAATAGAAACTTATTTAAGAGGTGAACTTTATTCCTATTCAGAAAAAACTTTATGTTTATATCTTAACTATGTTGATAAAATGTATAAAGAAGGAAAAAATCTTGCTATAGAAAATATGGATAATATTGCTAAATTTCAAGGTTTCAATAATTGTGATGAAGTAGAATCTTATTATAAAATGACCGATAATTGA